The Vanrija pseudolonga chromosome 1, complete sequence genomic sequence AAAAGGTTTCGGCCGATCCTACGCAGCTTATCTGATAATTCTGGAAGTCACGTGCGGCAGTCAACAGGGTACTGGGTTCTGACTGTGTCTTGGTGGACGCCGTGGAACCCTGACCGACCAGGCCCGATATTGGCCGAGGTGCACGTAGACAAGTCCTACCCCATCGCCAAGATTGTGCAAGTGCTACTGCAGACTGCGcacggcgcgagcgggtgggAAGGTTCGCGGGcatgtgggtggtggtgagagGCCATACAGGTATGCAGTCAGTATGTGGCTTCTCGTTTCGGCCAAGTGTTGCATCCTGATCGGAATCAAAATGGACAAGaagatggcgtcgaggtggagaaAAGTTTGACTACGCAACAACTTCTACACAATGACAGTCGACTACTCCTCCAAAGTCTACTGGGAGGACAGACTTTCCAGAGAGTCGGCGGCCGATGGCTTCGAATGGCTCGTTCCGTCTGACGTCCTCATCCCCGTCGTTCACGCGGCACTACCGGATGCACGTGGAACCCGGCCGCTCAATCTGCTCCACTTTGGCTGCGGTACTTCGTCACTCGGGATTGATGTCCAGCACCATCTCGGCGGTGGCGTTCGGGTTGTGGACTCGGATTATGCCAGTTCGGCTCTGCGAGACACGCAGCTCGACCAGGTACCACTGATGGAGATGGACATGCTCTCGCTTCCATCTCTTCTCAAGCATATGCCCCCCGACGGTTGGGATGTCCTACTTGACAAGTCAACCGCCGATGCAATCTCTTGTGGACCAGCAATCCCGGCCACCGACACCGCCTTGGATCGCCGAGTGGACGCCATTGAACATCTGTGCCACAACGCGGCCCGTGTCACACGAGTGGGCGGTCGTTGGATCTGTGCGTCCTACTCGTCCTCTCGATTCGACTTTCTGAGGTCGTCCCCGGAACGACCAGACCGACCGACTACGTACGGATGGCGCATAATCGACAAGGTAGCCCTCGTCCGCCATGCAACCAAAACGTCCGCCGACCAGCAAGTCGTCTACCACCCGGAAACAGGCATATGGGCATGGGTGTTGGAGAGAGAGTAATGATACATCTTTATGGCGCTGATGAATGCCATGACAGCAACTGTCGGGGCCATCATAGTAGACTGCCAACGTACAACGACAGCAGTGTCTTGTTATgaaggccgagcgccagctgcTGGCCATCGTTCCGCCAAGCCATTGCGGTCTACAAAGTCAGCCCATGCGATGTACTGACCAAGTAAGAACTCACCATCATCGGTTTGTCGCGCGCCGATTGCCTATCTGGTTCCTCCTCTATTTCGCACTCCTTCAGAACATCACCAGTCTACGCAAGTCAGTACCTGCCATCGACATCAGAGGTCTCTGGCCTTgcacccacctcgacatCCCATACCACCAGCTTCCCATTccatccaccaccagcaACAACGCCCAGCGGGCGGCCGAACCCTAGGGGGGAGAAGGCAATGGAGCCGGTGCCCGACTCCAATCCGGCGAGCACTTGCAAGCATTCGCCGGACACGGCGTCGAACAGCTTGACAGTAGAGTCCTGACCGCCACTGTGATGTCAACATGATTGCCCACAGACAGTTCTCCCGACTCACGCTGCAACAATCATCCTCCCGTCCCGGCTAGCAGGGGACCACTCGAGCGTGCTCATCCTCTTGTTTTCCGTGCCCCCACTAACGACTGCCAAGCGATTGATACAGTACTCTGACCCGGGCGCAACGACGAGAAAGTCGTCGTCACTCTCTCGGTCTTTTGGCTGCTTGCTGGGTGATAGTGACCGGCTGACGGTCCCGCGATCTGCCGGGTAGTGAGGCAGTTTCCATACCATGATGGTTCCATCGTCGGACACAGACGCGAGGAGTCGGGCGCGTTCGGTCCCTCCAGATTGCGGTGGCGACCACTTGACCCTTGTAACGTCATCTGTATGGCCTTTCAGAGTGAAACGAGGTCGCCGATCGTTCGCACGGAAGATGAAGATATGGTGGTCGTTGCCGCCAGAGGCAaagacgtcgtcgtcgagccaaTCGACGTCGTTCACCTCTTTCGAGTGCGCCTCAAAGCTAAGCTGCTTCGGAGACTTCAAATCAAAATCGAGGACGAACAGACAGACGGTGAAATCATCCTTCGCCGCAAGAAGCGAGTTGCCAGACGGATTGAACTTGAGGGAATTGATGGTTCCTCTGCCATACGTCAATATGCCTTGAAGCTGGCCAGAAGGAGTGAACAGTCGACCGACACCATCCGACGCTGTGCAGTGTCAATGTCAACGTAACCACTCCCGATAATACCTGTAGCGAAGACAGTTCCATCTGGATGCCAGCCCAACGCAGTTACAGCCTTCTTCCCACTGTCAATAGACTTGTGGCTGATAGAAACGGGCTTCTTGCTGAGCTGCAGGGCGTGACCTGATGAAGCCTCTGTTTCGAAGAAGTCCCAGAGCTTCGCGCTCCCGTCGCTGCTTCCAGTTACCAGCGAGTCCTTATCTTTTGGGTTCCATGCGAGGCAAGTCACCTGTAACGTTAGTTTTCAGGTCGGCCATCTGTGTCCTCACTGCATCTCGATGCTCCATCCAGCAGCCGCCTCCAGACTCGGTGGCTGGGAACCCTCTAATGGACTTGACAGGGGCCGCCTTCGAACTAGAATTTTGGCTTTTCGAGCGCGACGAAGGCGCCCTTGGACGAGTCGTCGTGTCCGGGGTCTTGTCGTCATCTTCACGTTGACGTTTGACGGCGGGGCCGCTATCGCTATCGCGGGGGAGTGAGGTCTCCTGGTTGGGCACTGATCGCACAGGGGCGCTCTCCTGTTCTTCGCCAACCGAGTCGTCTCTGTTGATGTCGTTTGGCACCGGAGGTGGCGACTCCGCTATGCCCTTGCGCTTTCCCTTGCCGATGGCAAGCGGAGATGAGCCCTGGGATTCAACGGGGAGAGTCTGTCGATCCACGTCGCCTGAAGTAGCGACCTTGGCAGATACTGTCGGCTGAGGGAACGCCTCCGGTCGTTTGgaaggcggcggtgaggTTGCGGTATCAATGCCGTCCGCCGCTTCCTCTGCAGAACAAGTATGGGGTATCAGCAGATGGAAGGGAGACCGACATGCGAGCGATCCATTTTCCTGCCACGTCAGTAGTGAATGGAATCCTTCATCAAGCCTCTACACTAACCAGATCACCAGCCGCATGCCTCTCGATTTCTTCCCATCGTAGGGCCTTCCAAAGCTTGCGAATCAGTTCTCCCCGTGGAATCTTGCCAGCAGAGGAGCCAAACGCATCACTGGTTGGAGTTGCGGGTTTGGTTGTCCCATTTGTTCGCGTAGATGAATCCTTGCGTGCAGATGATGTCGGGTACGACGGATTGAATGTCTGAAACAGGGATGTGGATGGAAGTGCAGACTCTGATAGGAGGGTGAAGGCGGTGTGGGTGAAGTTGGATTCCAGCAGATACTAGGAGGCAAGGTGAGCGATGCCACGGAACGAGCTGGACCTACAAGGTAGATGAGGATGTTGACTTCCTCACTACAGAGCTTGATTCGACTCGAGCCACCATCATCCACCTGGGAAATGGCTGCCGAGGAAGACTGCATCGTGAACGAAGGCACAACGCGTGCCAAATGGAAGCGAGTTGACTTGTTgatcgagcacgtcgcgagCAGGCGCCAAGTGACTCGACGTACTGGCGTAGCCGATcaggctggcgcgcgagtgGGGAGGGACGAGGATATGGGAGGGAGCGATGCGTGTAGGCGACAGTGATGATGGCGGTAGTGGTGGTCGTGGAGGGTGGGAGGATGACGTTGATGCGGATGATggtggacggcgaggaggattAATGATGGTCGTGTTGACGAGAGAGACTTGAAGGTTGCCGGGGCGGTGGGTGGCAACCACATCCAGGTGCCACTCTCCTGTTTCCCCTTATTTCCGCCATGTGGAAAGTGATTACGTAAAATTAGAAAGATAAGAACGCCGTTGAGCACTGGAGCGCGGGGCAGCCGGCGTGGGCTGGAGACCGAGCCAGAAACATGTACAGTATGCATTCATGGTGAGCATGGACATGCCCGTTGCATGAATGTTTTTCGCATTGTGACACCCACGGTTTGGGGTCCAAAAGGCAAGCAAGGATGTCTGTCgttgggggtgggtgacCAGGTGTGCGCCTGGGCGGCATGGAAGGGCCTctgcgtgccgtgccgaTGGCAGGGGGGCCAGGGCGGGGCGCGTCTGGCTGGGCAACGGCAGGCGGCCAAGCGGGGCACACTGACTAAAACAAAACTtgggccgcgctggcgggcgcgTGCCAGCTGGGCGGTCTCGTTagcggccagccagccagcgagccggGGGCGAGTGCGGTGtgtcccacccaccccaccccacccagcgCCTGACCCACCTTCCGTCACCAAAGCATGGATGGCAAGCAAGCCATGACCTGACGGGGTTGGCTCCTCACACCAAAACCTTGACATCACTTCACTCCCCCATCCTCACCTTGGCCGTTCAACTCTTGTCGTCACCACCATGCCGACCATTTCCTTTCTCCCCTTTCTCCAGACAGTCCCATGGGGCACACGGACGCTAGCTTCGCTCCTCATCTTCTTCTCAATATCCCACTATGTCTTGTCGGCCGTCGTTCGCTCCCGATCAGACGTTCTCCCCACATATGGCCACGAGCTTCCATGGCTAGTGTTTCTCCCAGAGACGAGCTGGAAGTATCCGTGGACTCTGTTAACCGCGGGTTTTGTGGAACTGAACCCCATCGAGGTATGGCTCATGAGACACGCTTCTCCATCGACGGAAGACGGCACTGACCATGTCAGCTCCTCGTGGCACTCGTCACCATTCCCTTTGCTTGCCGATACCTTGAGCGACTGTGGGGCATGCGAGAGCTCCTGAGGTTCTCCTTTCTGGTCATCATCATTTCAAACATCATTGCGTTCGGCTTCACCTGGATCATGTACTTCGTTCTGGGAGCGGATGCCGCATTGTGAGTTTGATTCGGACCTTCAAACCAATCCGCTGCTGACGGAAATCAGTGCAGGACTTCCATACCATGGTCTATCCGGCCTGCAAGCAGGCTTACTAGTCGCTTTCACCCAGATTATCCCAGAACATCAAATCCAGCTGTTTGGTGTACTCAAGGCTCGGGTGAAGGTAAGGTCACGCACAAAGCACGGCAACGATAACTGTTCGTCCGCTAACACACCAAGACCATTCCTGGGTTGTACCTTCTCCTCTCTAACGTTCTGGTCATCGTCCTTGGTCCCTCGCCTTACATCCTGATCCAATTCGGCTTCTTTGTTGCGTGGATCTATCTTCGTTTCTTCAAGCTCTCAGAGAATGGCGAGTACCGCGGCGATCGCAGTGAAACGTTTGCTTTCCAGTACTGGTTCCCGCCACCTGTCCGGTGAGTGGCTTGCTTGAACCGTTTGTGCTGGCCCCTAACTCTGAAAGGCCGTACGTCGCGATCCTTTGCGGCCATGTTTTCCGACTCGCAGTGCGCTTGCATGTCATCCAGTCATGGGATGATACCCACACGGGCGGCTACAGCGTCCTCCCTGGTCCTGGCGGCGCTAGAGCCGAGGCAGAGCGCCGAAGGTTTGTCTAttcgcgccgagctgcatgCTGATATGTGACAGAGCGGTGGCTCTTCGGGCGCTCGACGCTCGgctggcctcgtcgtcgcctgtACCAACGGCAGCACCATCAAGCGATGCCGCCAAGACGGCAGGACCAGTTCCAGTGGCTGAACCTTCAGTCCAAACTCAACAGGCTTG encodes the following:
- the EEF1AKMT4_1 gene encoding EEF1A lysine methyltransferase 4, whose amino-acid sequence is MTVDYSSKVYWEDRLSRESAADGFEWLVPSDVLIPVVHAALPDARGTRPLNLLHFGCGTSSLGIDVQHHLGGGVRVVDSDYASSALRDTQLDQVPLMEMDMLSLPSLLKHMPPDGWDVLLDKSTADAISCGPAIPATDTALDRRVDAIEHLCHNAARVTRVGGRWICASYSSSRFDFLRSSPERPDRPTTYGWRIIDKVALVRHATKTSADQQVVYHPETGIWAWVLERE
- the tbl1xr1-b gene encoding F-box-like/WD repeat-containing protein TBL1XR1-B — translated: MQSSSAAISQVDDGGSSRIKLCSEEVNILIYLYLLESNFTHTAFTLLSESALPSTSLFQTFNPSYPTSSARKDSSTRTNGTTKPATPTSDAFGSSAGKIPRGELIRKLWKALRWEEIERHAAGDLENGSLACRSPFHLLIPHTCSAEEAADGIDTATSPPPSKRPEAFPQPTVSAKVATSGDVDRQTLPVESQGSSPLAIGKGKRKGIAESPPPVPNDINRDDSVGEEQESAPVRSVPNQETSLPRDSDSGPAVKRQREDDDKTPDTTTRPRAPSSRSKSQNSSSKAAPVKSIRGFPATESGGGCWMEHRDAVTCLAWNPKDKDSLVTGSSDGSAKLWDFFETEASSGHALQLSKKPVSISHKSIDSGKKAVTALGWHPDGTVFATASDGVGRLFTPSGQLQGILTYGRGTINSLKFNPSGNSLLAAKDDFTVCLFVLDFDLKSPKQLSFEAHSKEVNDVDWLDDDVFASGGNDHHIFIFRANDRRPRFTLKGHTDDVTRVKWSPPQSGGTERARLLASVSDDGTIMVWKLPHYPADRGTVSRSLSPSKQPKDRESDDDFLVVAPGSEYCINRLAVVSGGTENKRMSTLEWSPASRDGRMIVAAGGQDSTVKLFDAVSGECLQVLAGLESGTGSIAFSPLGFGRPLGVVAGGGWNGKLVVWDVETGDVLKECEIEEEPDRQSARDKPMMTAMAWRNDGQQLALGLHNKTLLSLYVGSLL
- the RBL19 gene encoding Rhomboid-like protein 19; this encodes MPTISFLPFLQTVPWGTRTLASLLIFFSISHYVLSAVVRSRSDVLPTYGHELPWLVFLPETSWKYPWTLLTAGFVELNPIELLVALVTIPFACRYLERLWGMRELLRFSFLVIIISNIIAFGFTWIMYFVLGADAAFAGLPYHGLSGLQAGLLVAFTQIIPEHQIQLFGVLKARVKTIPGLYLLLSNVLVIVLGPSPYILIQFGFFVAWIYLRFFKLSENGEYRGDRSETFAFQYWFPPPVRPYVAILCGHVFRLAVRLHVIQSWDDTHTGGYSVLPGPGGARAEAERRRAVALRALDARLASSSPVPTAAPSSDAAKTAGPVPVAEPSVQTQQA